A genomic segment from Lignipirellula cremea encodes:
- a CDS encoding sialidase family protein — protein MYAPRPFLTMFVLAALALTAASVAFGQTTVTGKVRDGVQRITLLPPGPGNPRNSESDMIRLKDGRLLLIYTHFTGGAGDHATAHLAGRISNDAGQSWTAEDQLILPNEGGQNIMSVSLLRLADGRIALFYLRKNSPEDCRPVMRTSDDEAQTWSEPIEVIPAKQLGSYVLNNDRAVQLKSGRLILPLAQHNGLGWKGWTSFGRILCYYSDDNGKSWRRGETAPAPDDVDGKQVRTQEPGVIALKNNDLLLWCRTDAGSQYIATSTDSGVHWSQLQPSKLLSPLSPATIEPIPTTGHWLLVWNDHRGIAAELKDKRTPLRAAISTDEGKSWSSPLTLEDNPHGWYCYTAMDIVDGAVVLAHCAGDRRATNGLALTQVTRFPVRQLYTAGPEQP, from the coding sequence ATGTATGCCCCACGTCCTTTCCTGACGATGTTCGTGCTGGCCGCCCTGGCCCTTACCGCCGCGTCAGTCGCATTTGGCCAGACGACCGTTACCGGCAAGGTGCGCGACGGCGTGCAGCGGATTACGCTTCTGCCGCCAGGGCCCGGCAATCCGCGTAACAGCGAAAGCGACATGATTCGCCTGAAAGACGGCCGTCTGCTGCTCATCTATACACACTTTACCGGCGGCGCCGGCGACCACGCCACGGCCCACCTGGCAGGACGAATTTCCAACGACGCCGGCCAAAGCTGGACCGCCGAAGATCAGCTGATCCTGCCGAACGAAGGCGGCCAGAACATTATGTCGGTCTCGCTGCTGCGACTGGCCGACGGTCGCATCGCGCTGTTCTATCTGCGCAAAAACTCGCCCGAGGATTGCCGGCCCGTGATGCGCACCAGCGACGATGAAGCCCAGACCTGGAGCGAACCGATCGAGGTGATCCCGGCGAAACAACTCGGCAGTTATGTACTGAACAACGACCGGGCCGTGCAGCTGAAAAGCGGTCGCCTGATCTTGCCGCTGGCCCAGCACAACGGCCTGGGCTGGAAGGGGTGGACGTCGTTCGGGCGGATCCTCTGTTACTACTCCGACGATAACGGCAAGTCCTGGCGCCGGGGAGAAACGGCCCCGGCGCCCGACGATGTCGACGGCAAACAGGTCCGCACCCAGGAACCGGGCGTGATCGCCCTGAAGAATAACGACCTGCTGCTCTGGTGCCGCACCGACGCCGGCAGCCAGTACATAGCGACCTCGACCGACAGCGGCGTCCACTGGAGCCAGCTGCAGCCGTCGAAGCTGCTCTCCCCCCTGTCGCCGGCGACGATCGAGCCCATCCCGACGACCGGCCACTGGTTACTGGTCTGGAACGACCATCGCGGAATCGCAGCCGAGCTGAAAGACAAACGCACGCCGCTGCGAGCGGCCATTTCAACCGATGAAGGGAAGAGCTGGAGCAGCCCGCTGACCCTCGAAGACAACCCGCACGGATGGTACTGCTACACCGCGATGGACATTGTCGACGGCGCGGTGGTGCTGGCCCATTGCGCGGGCGACCGTCGCGCGACCAACGGGTTGGCCCTCACGCAAGTGACGCGTTTTCCCGTCCGGCAGTTGTATACCGCCGGGCCGGAGCAACCGTAA